The following proteins are encoded in a genomic region of Gimesia algae:
- a CDS encoding acetyltransferase, translating into MNHSRESIILLGGGGHAKVLIDLILQGESFQVIGILDPDLVIGHHIKGIKVLGSDAGLVGIQEQGVKHAAVAIGSVHSNQLREKLFNQCRDLGFQQPALIHPRAFLASDVTLCEGVQVMAGAIVQTDTIIGEGVVVNTGSRIDHDCKISKHSFLAPGVILCGGVSVGENAFLGAGSVVIQGVKIGKNAVIAAGAVVTRDVRDGALVKGVPAK; encoded by the coding sequence ATGAATCATTCCCGGGAATCCATCATTCTGTTAGGAGGTGGGGGTCACGCTAAGGTGCTGATCGATCTGATTCTGCAGGGAGAATCATTTCAAGTGATCGGAATTCTGGACCCGGATCTTGTCATCGGACACCACATCAAAGGAATCAAAGTTCTAGGATCGGATGCGGGGCTGGTAGGGATTCAAGAGCAGGGAGTGAAACATGCTGCTGTTGCCATCGGTAGTGTGCATTCGAATCAGTTAAGGGAAAAATTATTCAACCAGTGTCGGGATCTGGGATTCCAGCAACCGGCGCTGATTCACCCCCGGGCATTCCTGGCGTCAGATGTCACTTTGTGTGAGGGGGTACAAGTTATGGCCGGGGCGATTGTCCAAACAGATACAATAATTGGGGAGGGAGTTGTCGTGAATACCGGAAGCCGGATCGATCATGATTGCAAGATCAGCAAGCATTCGTTTCTGGCACCGGGAGTGATTTTGTGTGGCGGCGTATCAGTTGGTGAGAATGCATTTCTGGGGGCAGGATCAGTTGTGATTCAAGGTGTAAAAATTGGAAAAAATGCAGTCATTGCAGCAGGCGCTGTTGTGACGCGGGATGTCAGGGACGGTGCCTTAGTCAAAGGAGTGCCAGCGAAATGA
- a CDS encoding LegC family aminotransferase, with the protein MRELIPLSIPHLAGNEWSYLKDCLDSGWVSSVGSYVDRFEQRISEYVGTEFGIATVNGTAALHLSLLACGVQPGDEVIVPAFTFVAPVNAIRYCGANPVFVGSESKTMNLDVQKVQEFLEQECITDQSGLKNKQTGRYIKAILPVHVFGHPVDMSSLVAIADRYQLPVIEDASESLGSEYRGKKTGALATVGCFSFNGNKIITCGGGGMVTTNQEPLARHIRHLSTQANSKPFEYEHNEVGYNYRLTNIQAALGVAQLEQLDSFLEIKRKNAELYRQLLAEIPQVNLAWEEPWAKSNFWLCTLLVPAADRKPLMDYLISENIQVRPAWKLMHTLPMYEDCQSYRLEETEAVFGHCISIPSSVQLTEEEIRFVVKCIQTYFDQS; encoded by the coding sequence ATGCGCGAACTCATTCCGTTATCCATTCCGCACCTTGCCGGGAATGAATGGAGCTATCTTAAGGACTGCCTCGACTCGGGGTGGGTTTCCTCTGTTGGTTCTTACGTTGACAGGTTCGAGCAGCGGATCAGTGAATATGTGGGAACGGAATTCGGTATCGCTACTGTCAATGGTACTGCTGCCTTGCATCTCAGTCTGCTGGCGTGTGGAGTACAGCCTGGTGATGAAGTTATTGTTCCCGCTTTTACATTTGTTGCACCTGTGAATGCGATTCGATACTGCGGGGCGAATCCTGTATTTGTTGGATCTGAATCGAAAACAATGAACCTTGATGTTCAGAAAGTGCAGGAATTTCTGGAACAGGAATGCATTACAGATCAATCGGGGCTGAAAAATAAACAGACGGGTCGCTACATCAAGGCAATCTTACCTGTCCATGTCTTCGGACATCCCGTGGATATGTCATCACTGGTTGCAATTGCAGACAGATACCAGCTACCCGTCATTGAAGACGCTTCTGAAAGTCTCGGCTCTGAATATCGAGGAAAGAAGACCGGGGCGCTGGCTACGGTCGGCTGCTTTTCATTTAATGGCAATAAGATTATTACTTGTGGTGGGGGAGGCATGGTGACAACAAACCAGGAGCCTCTGGCACGACACATCCGTCATCTCAGTACACAGGCCAACAGCAAACCCTTTGAGTATGAACACAATGAAGTGGGTTATAATTATCGACTGACAAATATTCAGGCGGCTTTGGGAGTGGCTCAGTTGGAGCAACTGGATTCCTTTCTGGAAATCAAACGGAAGAACGCAGAACTTTACAGGCAACTATTAGCTGAAATTCCACAGGTTAATCTTGCCTGGGAAGAACCCTGGGCAAAAAGCAATTTCTGGCTGTGTACATTACTGGTTCCAGCTGCGGACCGAAAACCACTCATGGACTATCTGATTTCTGAGAATATCCAGGTCAGACCAGCATGGAAACTCATGCATACTTTACCGATGTACGAGGACTGTCAGTCTTATCGGCTCGAAGAAACAGAAGCAGTATTTGGACACTGCATTTCAATTCCATCGAGTGTGCAGCTGACTGAGGAGGAAATCAGGTTTGTAGTAAAGTGCATTCAAACCTATTTTGATCAGTCATGA
- a CDS encoding acylneuraminate cytidylyltransferase family protein: MAGAIGLITARGGSKGVPRKNIKVLAGKPLIAWTIEAALESRELDRVIVSTDDKDIASISRQYGAEVPFLRPLKLSLDASSHTDVVLHAIDWLIEHEQYESEYITMLQPTSPFRIAEDIDGSIRFAREKNAKAVIGMMEAPSHPVCLRLMTEAGLLVELTPQQEESALRRQLLPEVYAFNGALYVLRTEDFRSTKTFRPQGETYGYKMPEERSWEIDTEWEFLVASLLMENQINMTSKRTAA, from the coding sequence ATGGCCGGCGCGATTGGATTAATTACTGCGCGAGGTGGTTCAAAAGGGGTGCCTCGGAAAAATATCAAAGTCCTGGCTGGGAAACCTCTGATTGCCTGGACAATTGAAGCAGCACTTGAGAGCCGGGAACTGGATCGGGTGATTGTTTCCACTGATGACAAAGATATCGCATCAATTTCCCGGCAGTATGGTGCAGAAGTTCCTTTTCTCAGACCTCTGAAACTGTCTCTGGATGCTTCAAGTCATACTGATGTAGTGCTACATGCCATTGACTGGCTGATAGAACATGAGCAGTATGAGTCCGAATATATCACAATGCTGCAGCCAACCTCACCGTTCCGGATTGCTGAAGATATTGATGGTTCCATTCGGTTTGCCAGAGAAAAAAATGCCAAAGCAGTCATTGGAATGATGGAAGCTCCCAGTCATCCCGTCTGTTTACGGTTGATGACGGAAGCAGGACTACTGGTGGAACTGACACCTCAGCAGGAAGAGTCTGCACTGCGCAGGCAGCTCTTACCGGAGGTCTATGCATTCAATGGCGCATTGTATGTGCTGCGGACCGAAGATTTCAGGTCAACGAAAACGTTTCGTCCACAGGGAGAAACGTATGGATATAAAATGCCAGAAGAACGGTCTTGGGAAATAGATACTGAATGGGAATTTCTGGTTGCCAGTCTGTTGATGGAAAATCAAATCAATATGACGTCAAAACGAACAGCTGCTTGA